From a region of the Desulfuromonas sp. KJ2020 genome:
- a CDS encoding DUF169 domain-containing protein: MKSRIAQAIDLQHQPVALLWSDSKPEGAVQFSPGKWGCVMWLAAGAARGKAGACDRQTFGCVGGGVGLGFGDQYVNFPGGKDCFCHFLSSGNANWEQGRKAAEQLKPFMRPEAHDNFLHGERYRKTPERVESFIHNLPITEIPKPYVVFKPLDSVDEKTEKPEVVIFFVNPDQFAALTVLANYDRPDNENVLIPFAAGCQALGIYPYREAQRQRPRAVAGLIDLSARLQVRNQLGENLLSLALPLALYREMEANVSGSFLQRHTWQALAKEDS; this comes from the coding sequence ATGAAAAGCCGCATCGCCCAGGCCATCGATCTGCAGCACCAGCCCGTCGCCCTGCTCTGGAGCGACAGCAAGCCTGAAGGGGCCGTGCAGTTCAGCCCCGGCAAGTGGGGGTGTGTCATGTGGCTGGCGGCCGGGGCGGCCAGGGGAAAAGCCGGGGCTTGCGACCGTCAGACCTTCGGCTGTGTCGGTGGCGGGGTCGGCCTGGGTTTCGGCGACCAGTACGTCAACTTTCCCGGCGGCAAAGACTGTTTCTGCCACTTCCTCTCCTCGGGCAACGCCAACTGGGAGCAGGGAAGAAAGGCCGCCGAGCAGCTCAAACCCTTCATGCGCCCTGAAGCCCACGATAATTTCCTGCACGGCGAACGCTACCGCAAAACTCCCGAACGCGTGGAAAGTTTCATCCACAACCTCCCCATCACCGAGATCCCTAAACCCTACGTCGTCTTCAAGCCTCTGGACAGCGTCGACGAAAAGACCGAAAAACCGGAAGTCGTCATCTTTTTCGTCAATCCCGACCAGTTCGCCGCCTTGACCGTGCTCGCCAACTACGACCGCCCCGACAACGAGAACGTGCTCATCCCCTTCGCCGCCGGCTGCCAGGCTCTCGGCATCTACCCTTACCGCGAAGCGCAGCGACAACGTCCCCGGGCCGTGGCCGGCCTTATCGATCTGTCCGCCCGCCTGCAGGTGCGCAACCAGCTGGGCGAAAACCTGCTCAGCCTGGCCCTGCCCCTGGCCCTCTACCGCGAGATGGAAGCCAACGTTTCCGGATCCTTCCTGCAGCGACACACCTGGCAGGCTTTGGCGAAGGAAGACTCCTGA
- a CDS encoding DUF4492 domain-containing protein translates to MVIRRVYAFYRDGFRSMVLGKTLWKLMLFKLFIMFAIVKWLFFPNYLNTRFDTDAERANHVLENLTRSQGH, encoded by the coding sequence ATGGTTATCAGGCGCGTCTACGCATTCTACCGGGACGGCTTTCGCTCCATGGTGCTGGGTAAAACCCTGTGGAAGCTCATGCTCTTCAAGCTTTTCATCATGTTCGCCATCGTCAAATGGCTCTTTTTCCCCAACTATCTCAACACCCGCTTCGACACCGACGCCGAGCGGGCCAACCATGTCCTGGAAAATCTCACACGCAGCCAGGGCCATTAA
- a CDS encoding cytochrome ubiquinol oxidase subunit I, producing the protein MLEQIDMSMVNWARGQFALTAMFHWIFVPLTLGLSFLLAFFESLYVKTGNEQWKRITKFWMRLFAVNFAIGIATGIILEFEFGTNWSNYSWMVGDIFGAPLAIEGIFAFFIEATFFAVMFFGWDRVSKKFHLFSTWMVAVGSNLSALWILVANGWMQNPVGMKFNPDTARFEMENFWEVLGSPVAIGHFTHATSSGFLLASLFVVSISSWFLLKNRHIEMAKRSIMVAAVFGLISSAYVAFTGDETAYTAAQVQPMKLAAIEGLYQGEEGSSLAAVGLLRPDMQPGDDKDPYIFAIKIPYLLSLLANRDPNSFVPGINDLVYGNPEQNIVGVNARMIEGKTAIEQLALYKNARGNGDEATAAAALSRFEAVSANLGYGYLSSPEQAVPPVALNFYSFRIMVALGTFFPLLFLAYLFFTYRGTIAKQKWLLMAGVVSLFLGYIAQEAGWIVAEVGRQPWAIQGLLPVHVATSNLTTATVQTTFFMFLGLFTLLLIAEIRIMLKQIHIGPEGK; encoded by the coding sequence GTGCTGGAACAAATCGACATGTCCATGGTGAACTGGGCGCGCGGGCAGTTTGCCCTGACCGCCATGTTCCACTGGATCTTTGTCCCCTTGACTTTGGGGCTCTCTTTTCTGCTGGCTTTTTTCGAGAGTCTCTATGTCAAGACCGGCAATGAACAGTGGAAGCGCATCACCAAATTCTGGATGCGGCTCTTCGCCGTCAATTTCGCCATCGGCATTGCCACTGGCATCATCCTCGAATTCGAGTTCGGCACCAACTGGTCCAACTACTCTTGGATGGTCGGCGACATCTTTGGCGCCCCCTTGGCCATCGAAGGCATTTTCGCCTTCTTCATCGAGGCGACCTTTTTCGCCGTCATGTTTTTCGGCTGGGACCGGGTCTCGAAGAAATTTCACCTCTTCTCCACCTGGATGGTGGCGGTCGGCTCCAACCTGTCGGCCCTGTGGATTCTGGTGGCCAACGGCTGGATGCAGAATCCCGTCGGCATGAAGTTCAACCCCGACACCGCCCGTTTCGAGATGGAGAACTTCTGGGAAGTCCTCGGCTCGCCCGTCGCTATCGGCCACTTCACTCACGCCACCAGTTCCGGCTTTCTGCTCGCTTCCCTTTTTGTGGTCAGTATCTCCAGCTGGTTTTTGCTCAAAAACCGGCATATCGAAATGGCCAAACGCAGCATTATGGTTGCCGCGGTCTTCGGCTTGATCTCCTCGGCCTACGTCGCCTTTACCGGCGACGAAACGGCCTATACGGCCGCCCAGGTGCAGCCCATGAAACTCGCCGCCATCGAAGGGCTTTACCAGGGAGAGGAAGGGAGTTCGCTGGCGGCGGTCGGCCTGCTGCGACCGGACATGCAGCCGGGGGATGACAAGGATCCCTACATCTTCGCCATCAAGATCCCCTATCTGCTCTCCCTGCTGGCCAACCGGGATCCCAACAGTTTCGTCCCCGGCATCAACGACCTGGTTTACGGCAACCCGGAGCAGAACATCGTCGGCGTCAATGCGCGCATGATCGAGGGCAAAACCGCCATCGAGCAGCTGGCCCTCTACAAAAACGCCCGGGGCAACGGGGATGAGGCGACCGCGGCCGCAGCACTCTCCCGCTTCGAGGCCGTCAGCGCCAACCTCGGCTACGGCTATCTCAGCAGCCCCGAGCAGGCCGTCCCCCCCGTGGCCCTCAATTTCTACAGCTTCCGGATCATGGTGGCGCTCGGCACCTTCTTTCCTCTGCTCTTTCTGGCCTACCTCTTCTTCACCTATCGCGGCACCATCGCCAAGCAGAAATGGCTGCTGATGGCAGGGGTCGTTTCCCTCTTCCTCGGCTACATCGCTCAGGAAGCCGGCTGGATCGTGGCGGAAGTCGGCCGTCAACCCTGGGCCATCCAGGGGTTGCTGCCGGTGCACGTCGCCACCTCCAATCTCACCACGGCAACGGTGCAGACCACCTTTTTCATGTTCCTGGGTCTTTTCACCCTGCTGCTGATTGCCGAAATCCGCATCATGCTGAAGCAGATTCACATCGGACCGGAGGGGAAATAA
- the cydB gene encoding cytochrome d ubiquinol oxidase subunit II, with translation MFGNLAHSQLQQLWWIIVATVGSLFLFMTFVQGGQTLLATAARTEEEKSLIINSIGRKWELTFTTLVLFGGAFFAAFPLFYATSFGGAYWVWILILFTFIVQAVSFEYRRKPGNLLGTKTYDAFLFINGSVGLLLIGAAVATFFSGSNFQLSAYNSVTWQHPLRGLEAAFSLFNLSLGIFLAFLARILGAMYLLNHIHHDSLEERLRKAAFNNLLCALPFLLYFLARLLVMGGYAVEPQTGAVALVAGKYLSNLLAMPLVLILLLAGLVLVVAAVALTRFTPRRSGIWLAGPGTVFVGLSLFFLAGFNHTAFYPSKFDLQSSLTIANASSSHYTLTAMSYVAIAVPFVLAYIAYVWRLMDARKLTVDDLQGEEAEDLY, from the coding sequence ATGTTCGGAAATCTTGCGCACAGCCAATTGCAGCAGCTCTGGTGGATCATCGTCGCCACCGTGGGCTCCCTCTTTCTGTTCATGACCTTCGTACAAGGAGGACAGACCCTGCTGGCCACCGCCGCCAGGACGGAAGAGGAGAAATCCCTGATCATCAACTCCATCGGCCGCAAGTGGGAACTCACCTTTACCACCCTGGTGCTCTTCGGGGGCGCTTTTTTCGCCGCCTTTCCCCTCTTTTACGCCACCAGCTTCGGGGGCGCCTACTGGGTGTGGATTCTCATCCTCTTTACGTTCATTGTGCAGGCGGTGAGCTTTGAATACCGTCGTAAGCCAGGCAATCTGCTGGGAACCAAAACCTACGACGCCTTCCTCTTCATCAACGGCAGCGTCGGTCTGTTACTGATCGGGGCCGCCGTCGCCACTTTTTTCAGCGGCTCCAATTTTCAGCTCAGCGCCTATAACTCGGTCACCTGGCAGCATCCCCTGCGCGGCCTGGAAGCGGCCTTCAGCCTGTTCAATCTCTCCCTCGGCATCTTCCTGGCCTTTTTAGCCCGCATTCTTGGCGCCATGTACCTGCTCAATCATATTCACCACGATTCCCTGGAGGAGCGTCTGCGCAAAGCAGCCTTCAACAATCTGTTGTGCGCCCTGCCGTTCCTCCTGTATTTTCTGGCCCGTCTCCTCGTCATGGGCGGCTATGCCGTGGAGCCGCAGACAGGGGCCGTGGCGCTGGTCGCCGGCAAATACCTGAGCAACCTGCTGGCCATGCCCCTGGTGTTGATCCTGCTGCTGGCAGGCTTGGTTCTGGTGGTGGCCGCCGTGGCCCTCACCCGCTTCACGCCGCGACGCAGCGGCATCTGGCTGGCTGGACCCGGGACCGTTTTTGTCGGCCTTTCCCTCTTCTTCCTGGCCGGCTTCAACCACACGGCTTTTTACCCGTCCAAATTTGACCTGCAGAGCAGTCTGACCATCGCCAACGCCTCCAGTAGTCACTACACCCTGACGGCCATGAGCTATGTGGCAATCGCCGTCCCCTTCGTCCTGGCCTACATTGCCTATGTCTGGCGACTGATGGACGCCCGCAAACTGACCGTGGATGACCTGCAGGGCGAAGAAGCCGAAGACCTTTACTAG
- a CDS encoding TIGR04211 family SH3 domain-containing protein, with protein sequence MPYVRNVAVMAFLVLLTLPLAAAAETRYVSDQLVVTLRQQPADQAEVIATMRTDTPLEILAEEGRYLQVRIPSGEKGYVLSQYVTSELPKPLIIARLQKELAGLQQKLAAAQKAREAAINELQNIQATLAEESRTTEQQVTELQTALDQTRRELQEATERYDTLLANSREVVNITNARNQLEEDNARLNTEIETIRQENKKLLTTGMIQWFLAGGGVFLIGWLVGKLSRKRRSF encoded by the coding sequence ATGCCGTATGTACGTAATGTGGCCGTAATGGCTTTTCTTGTTCTACTGACCCTGCCCCTGGCGGCAGCGGCGGAAACCCGCTACGTGTCCGATCAGCTCGTTGTCACCCTGCGCCAGCAGCCGGCGGATCAGGCCGAGGTAATCGCCACGATGCGCACGGACACTCCCCTGGAAATCCTCGCCGAGGAGGGGCGCTATCTCCAAGTACGGATTCCGAGCGGGGAAAAAGGCTATGTTCTAAGTCAATATGTTACCAGCGAGCTGCCTAAACCCCTGATCATCGCTCGGCTGCAAAAAGAGCTGGCCGGGCTCCAGCAGAAGCTTGCCGCGGCGCAAAAAGCCCGTGAAGCCGCCATAAACGAGCTTCAGAATATCCAGGCAACCCTGGCAGAAGAAAGCCGGACCACGGAACAGCAGGTGACCGAGCTGCAAACCGCCCTCGACCAGACCCGCCGCGAACTCCAGGAGGCTACCGAGCGCTACGACACGCTCTTGGCCAACTCGCGCGAAGTCGTCAACATCACCAACGCCCGTAACCAGCTGGAAGAGGATAACGCCCGTCTAAACACCGAGATCGAGACGATCCGTCAGGAAAACAAGAAGCTGCTGACCACCGGCATGATCCAGTGGTTCCTGGCCGGCGGCGGGGTTTTTCTGATCGGCTGGCTGGTCGGAAAACTCTCCCGTAAGAGAAGAAGCTTCTGA
- a CDS encoding pyridoxal phosphate-dependent aminotransferase, which translates to MRNNIVHIGAGELTYEIRAIVEIAEKLNKLGMKTNMENIGDPIAKGEKIPDWMKKIVADLAMKDCSYGYCPTRGVLETREFLAELTNKRGKTQISADDILFFNGLGDAIQKVYGFLRREARVIGPSPTYSTHSSGEAAHAGQKPVSYRLDPDNNWYPDLDDLRLSVKYNPAIAGILIINPDNPTGAVYPERILKEMIAIAKEYDLFIICDEIYHNIVYNGQSTKPISDLIGDVPAIAMKGISKEAPWPGARCGWIEVYNADKDPIFKQYVQSIVNSKMVEVCSTTLPQKAIPPIMSHPKYPAYLEERKSRYERYSNIAYDLLKEVPGIKVNRTNGAFYMSIVFEKGRLNDRQSLPIEIQEVKNLVEDLVGQPGVSLDKRFVYYLLASTGICVVPISSFCTPEMGFRITLLERNEKEFTSIFERIGASITAYLQSAP; encoded by the coding sequence ATGCGCAACAATATTGTGCACATCGGCGCCGGAGAACTGACTTACGAGATCCGGGCTATTGTCGAGATTGCCGAGAAACTGAACAAGCTCGGCATGAAAACGAACATGGAAAACATCGGCGACCCCATCGCCAAGGGTGAGAAGATCCCCGACTGGATGAAGAAGATCGTCGCCGACCTGGCCATGAAGGACTGCTCTTACGGCTACTGCCCGACCCGGGGCGTGCTGGAGACCCGTGAATTTCTGGCCGAGTTGACCAACAAGCGCGGCAAAACGCAGATCAGCGCCGACGATATCCTTTTTTTCAACGGCCTCGGCGACGCCATCCAGAAGGTCTACGGCTTTCTGCGCCGTGAGGCCCGCGTCATCGGCCCGTCGCCGACCTATTCCACCCACTCCTCCGGCGAAGCGGCCCACGCCGGGCAAAAGCCGGTCTCCTACCGGCTCGATCCCGACAACAACTGGTACCCTGATCTCGACGATCTGCGCCTGTCGGTCAAATACAATCCGGCCATTGCCGGCATCCTCATCATCAATCCCGACAACCCCACGGGCGCGGTCTACCCGGAGCGCATTCTCAAGGAGATGATCGCCATCGCCAAGGAGTATGACCTCTTCATCATCTGCGATGAGATCTACCACAACATCGTCTACAACGGTCAGTCGACCAAGCCCATCTCCGACCTTATCGGCGACGTTCCCGCCATCGCCATGAAGGGGATCAGCAAGGAAGCGCCCTGGCCGGGGGCACGCTGCGGCTGGATCGAGGTCTATAATGCCGACAAGGACCCCATCTTCAAACAGTACGTGCAGAGCATCGTCAACTCCAAGATGGTCGAGGTCTGCTCCACCACCCTGCCGCAGAAGGCCATTCCGCCCATCATGAGTCACCCCAAGTATCCGGCCTATCTCGAAGAGCGCAAGAGCCGCTACGAGAGGTACTCCAACATCGCCTACGACCTGCTTAAGGAGGTCCCCGGCATCAAGGTCAACCGTACCAACGGCGCTTTCTACATGAGCATCGTCTTTGAAAAGGGCCGACTCAACGACCGCCAGAGCCTGCCTATCGAAATTCAGGAAGTCAAAAACCTGGTGGAAGACCTGGTCGGCCAACCGGGCGTCTCGCTGGATAAGCGCTTTGTCTATTACCTGCTGGCTTCCACGGGCATCTGCGTCGTCCCCATTTCCTCCTTCTGCACGCCGGAAATGGGCTTCCGCATCACCCTGCTCGAACGCAATGAAAAGGAATTCACCAGCATTTTCGAACGCATCGGCGCCAGCATTACCGCCTATCTTCAGTCCGCGCCTTAA
- a CDS encoding glutamate--cysteine ligase, with the protein MTTFIKPNLEQIIDSRQDLIAYLSRGAKPRETWGIGAEMEKLVVDADTGQAATYDRIRALLESLLADGAWIGIYEGPHLIALKDASSSVTLEPGGQLELSGALCADIHCCQQGFSRHIDDIIGAGRTLGLRFLGLGVQPFSRLEEIGWVPKARYDIMGPYMQRTGDMGQRMMKQSAGLQVNLDYSSEEDCFRKLRLAFQLSPLFYALFANSPLMDGRPSGFLSTRGEIWARTDADRSGLVPRLLLPGATFEDYADYALEVPMYFIIRDGKYVDLTPERFSFRRYLEEGFGPHRATLGDWDLHLSTLFPEARLRPQIEIRSADSLPSRMTLAVAALVKGLFYDDQAFADSQVLFARMDVDTLTSAYRQSWRLGLQTPFGAGTLQTLARDILTIARDSLRRQKALDENGQDETIYLQEVDEIALTGKTLAERLLERWQGSPADKLNALYAHCGF; encoded by the coding sequence ATGACGACCTTCATCAAACCCAACCTGGAGCAGATCATCGACTCCCGGCAGGACCTCATCGCCTACCTTTCCCGCGGTGCCAAGCCGCGGGAGACCTGGGGCATCGGCGCCGAAATGGAAAAGCTGGTGGTCGACGCCGACACGGGCCAGGCCGCGACCTATGACCGTATCCGGGCCCTGCTTGAATCGCTGCTGGCTGACGGCGCCTGGATCGGCATTTACGAAGGCCCCCATCTCATCGCCCTGAAAGACGCCTCTTCTTCGGTGACCCTGGAACCCGGCGGCCAGTTGGAACTTTCCGGCGCCCTCTGTGCCGACATCCATTGTTGCCAGCAGGGATTTTCCCGTCATATCGACGACATCATAGGCGCCGGCCGCACCCTCGGGCTGCGTTTTCTCGGTCTGGGCGTGCAGCCCTTCAGCCGCCTGGAGGAGATCGGCTGGGTTCCCAAGGCCCGCTACGACATTATGGGGCCCTACATGCAACGCACCGGCGACATGGGACAGCGCATGATGAAGCAGAGCGCCGGCCTGCAGGTCAACCTCGACTACAGCAGTGAGGAGGACTGTTTCCGCAAGCTGCGTCTGGCCTTTCAGCTCTCCCCGCTCTTCTACGCCCTTTTCGCCAATTCCCCCCTCATGGATGGCAGGCCCAGCGGCTTCCTCTCCACCCGGGGCGAAATCTGGGCGCGCACCGATGCCGACCGCAGCGGCCTGGTCCCCCGTCTGCTCCTGCCGGGAGCCACCTTTGAGGACTACGCCGACTACGCTCTCGAAGTACCGATGTATTTCATCATTCGCGACGGGAAGTATGTTGATCTCACCCCGGAGCGCTTCAGCTTCCGTCGTTATCTTGAGGAAGGCTTCGGTCCGCATCGAGCCACCCTGGGCGACTGGGACCTGCATCTCTCCACCCTCTTTCCCGAGGCGCGCCTGCGCCCGCAGATCGAAATCCGCTCCGCCGACAGCCTCCCCTCCCGAATGACGCTGGCGGTGGCCGCCCTGGTCAAGGGACTCTTTTACGATGACCAGGCCTTCGCCGACAGCCAGGTCCTTTTTGCCAGAATGGATGTCGACACCCTCACCTCTGCCTACCGCCAGTCCTGGCGTCTCGGATTGCAGACCCCCTTTGGCGCCGGCACCCTGCAGACCCTGGCCCGGGATATCCTGACCATTGCCCGCGACAGCCTGCGACGACAAAAAGCCCTGGATGAAAACGGCCAGGACGAGACGATCTACCTGCAGGAGGTCGACGAAATCGCCCTTACCGGTAAAACCCTGGCCGAACGTCTACTCGAGCGTTGGCAGGGCTCCCCTGCGGACAAGCTGAACGCCCTCTATGCCCATTGCGGCTTCTGA
- the tkt gene encoding transketolase, producing MKNPDFKNPVVKASIDTLRLLSADMVERANSGHPGTPMEAAPLAYLLFQRHLRHNPANPAWPGRDRFILSCGHASALLYSLLHLSGYDLSLDDLKNFRQLDSRTPGHPEFGHTPGVETTTGPLGQGFAVGVGMAMGARHLAERIDARLFDARVYTLCSDGDLMEGVASEAASLAGHLRLGNLIALYLDNRITIEGETDLAFSEEVATRFLAYGWQVLRVEGENLAEIDAAIEAAKNDPRPSLLIARTHIGFGAPTKQDTAEAHGAPLGTDELAQTKRAFGRQPDEHFVIPARVCQHMGQAVRRGLALERQWRRRFDRLNQSLHSPLTAWLQSREGGLPDGWGEELPTFEPADGPMATRKASGIVLNALAARLPLLLGGSADLAPSNNTELKGEAAFGPGHSGRNIHFGVREHAMGAILNGLAHTDGLIPFGGTFLIFSEYMRPPMRLAAMMGLAPVYVFTHDSIGLGEDGPTHQPVEQLAALRAVPNLRVIRPGDANETAVAWHEAIAHRSGPTALILSRQNLPILDRSTLASAEGLRHGGYVLAREEGDLDILLLASGSEVPLALQARNILQQQGKGTRVVSLPCWELFEAQDETYRRQVLPPSCQRRLAVEAASPFGWERYVGLQGAVIGLNGFGASAPADQLFERFGFTAAQIAARALAL from the coding sequence ATGAAAAACCCCGACTTCAAAAATCCCGTCGTCAAGGCTTCCATCGATACCCTGCGCCTGCTGTCGGCGGATATGGTGGAAAGGGCCAACTCCGGCCATCCAGGCACCCCCATGGAGGCGGCACCGCTGGCCTATCTCCTCTTCCAGCGCCACCTGCGGCACAACCCGGCCAATCCGGCCTGGCCGGGCCGCGACCGCTTCATCCTCTCCTGCGGGCACGCCTCGGCCCTGCTCTACAGCCTGCTGCACCTGAGCGGCTACGACCTTTCCCTCGACGACCTCAAAAATTTTCGCCAGCTCGACAGCCGCACTCCCGGCCATCCCGAGTTCGGTCACACCCCCGGGGTCGAGACGACCACCGGGCCGCTGGGTCAGGGCTTCGCCGTCGGCGTCGGCATGGCCATGGGCGCCCGCCATCTCGCCGAAAGGATCGACGCCCGTCTCTTTGACGCCCGCGTCTACACCCTCTGCTCCGACGGCGACCTTATGGAAGGGGTGGCGTCCGAGGCGGCGTCCCTGGCGGGGCATCTGCGCCTGGGCAACCTCATTGCCCTCTACCTCGACAACCGCATCACCATCGAGGGGGAAACCGACCTGGCTTTCAGCGAAGAGGTCGCCACGCGTTTTCTCGCCTACGGCTGGCAGGTCCTGCGGGTGGAAGGGGAGAATCTGGCAGAGATCGACGCGGCCATCGAGGCGGCCAAAAACGATCCACGTCCGTCCCTCCTTATCGCCCGCACCCATATCGGCTTCGGCGCTCCCACCAAGCAGGACACCGCCGAGGCCCACGGCGCCCCCCTCGGCACTGACGAACTCGCGCAGACCAAGCGGGCCTTCGGCCGCCAGCCCGACGAGCACTTCGTCATCCCCGCCCGTGTGTGCCAGCACATGGGTCAGGCCGTTCGCCGCGGCCTCGCCCTGGAGCGCCAGTGGAGGCGCCGCTTCGACCGCCTGAACCAGTCCCTGCATTCACCCCTGACGGCCTGGCTGCAGAGCCGCGAAGGCGGCCTGCCCGATGGCTGGGGGGAGGAGCTGCCGACTTTTGAACCCGCCGACGGCCCCATGGCCACCCGCAAGGCGAGCGGCATCGTCCTCAACGCCCTCGCCGCCCGACTCCCTCTGCTGTTGGGCGGCTCGGCCGACCTGGCCCCTTCCAACAACACCGAACTCAAGGGGGAAGCCGCCTTTGGTCCCGGTCACAGCGGCCGCAATATTCACTTCGGCGTACGGGAACACGCCATGGGCGCCATCCTCAACGGCCTCGCCCACACCGACGGCCTCATCCCTTTCGGCGGCACCTTTCTCATCTTCTCCGAGTACATGCGCCCACCCATGCGGTTGGCCGCCATGATGGGACTGGCCCCCGTCTACGTCTTTACCCACGATTCCATCGGCCTTGGCGAAGACGGCCCCACCCACCAGCCGGTGGAACAGCTCGCCGCCCTGCGCGCCGTGCCCAATCTCCGGGTCATCCGTCCCGGCGACGCCAACGAAACGGCGGTCGCCTGGCACGAGGCCATCGCGCACCGAAGCGGTCCCACCGCCCTTATCCTCTCCCGCCAGAACCTGCCCATTCTGGACCGCAGCACACTCGCCTCGGCTGAGGGTCTGCGGCACGGTGGCTATGTGCTCGCCCGGGAAGAGGGCGACCTGGACATCCTGCTGCTGGCCAGCGGTTCAGAAGTCCCTCTCGCCCTGCAGGCCCGTAATATCCTGCAGCAGCAGGGGAAGGGGACCCGGGTCGTTTCTCTGCCCTGCTGGGAACTCTTTGAGGCTCAGGATGAAACCTACCGCCGGCAAGTGCTGCCCCCTTCCTGTCAGCGGCGCCTCGCCGTGGAAGCCGCCAGCCCCTTCGGCTGGGAGCGCTACGTCGGCCTGCAGGGTGCCGTCATTGGCCTCAACGGCTTCGGCGCCAGCGCCCCCGCTGACCAGCTTTTTGAGCGCTTTGGCTTCACCGCAGCCCAAATCGCCGCCCGCGCCCTGGCCCTGTAA
- a CDS encoding RNA polymerase sigma factor — translation MDEGTEKIILEQILQGNDRAFEQLVQGHAAQILSLATRLIGDRDEAEDIAQEAFLRLHRSLGTFRGDSKISTWLYRTVSRLAIDHLRREQRRRKLFFFRKSDDEEQPDPVESAAAPDPSPREALLAQETQRRLNTVLKKLSPRQRAVFILRHQEELPLKEIARILELEEGTVKAHLHRAVTVLRHELHDLKEGSP, via the coding sequence ATGGATGAAGGGACGGAAAAAATTATCCTCGAGCAGATACTCCAGGGCAATGACCGCGCTTTCGAGCAGTTGGTTCAGGGGCATGCCGCGCAGATACTGTCCCTGGCCACCCGTCTCATCGGGGACCGCGACGAGGCCGAGGATATCGCGCAGGAAGCCTTCCTGCGACTGCACCGCTCGCTGGGGACCTTTCGCGGCGACAGCAAAATATCGACCTGGCTCTACCGCACCGTCAGCCGCCTGGCCATCGACCACCTGCGAAGGGAGCAGAGGCGACGGAAGCTGTTCTTTTTCCGTAAAAGCGACGACGAAGAGCAGCCCGATCCGGTTGAAAGCGCCGCGGCACCCGATCCTTCGCCGCGGGAGGCGCTGCTGGCGCAAGAGACGCAGCGACGCCTCAACACCGTGCTGAAAAAACTCTCGCCCCGGCAGCGGGCCGTCTTCATCCTGCGTCACCAGGAGGAGCTGCCGCTGAAGGAGATTGCCCGGATACTTGAATTGGAAGAGGGAACGGTCAAGGCCCATCTGCACCGCGCCGTCACCGTCCTGCGCCACGAACTGCACGATCTGAAGGAAGGTTCGCCATGA
- a CDS encoding anti-sigma factor, with the protein MTRADTGRCPEEELTLYYYGELEPDERRAIEKHLEGCAACRQQLAALEPLLGALPKPVIELGTKEKQRFSAQVMERLDRRQKRRFLPLFGGGLATAAAVLLLLLNTGSPPDLAPPAGNNGMVAELEGLPEMELLRNLEILEEFELLQELGDVNDHA; encoded by the coding sequence ATGACCAGAGCCGACACAGGGCGCTGCCCGGAAGAGGAACTCACCCTCTATTATTATGGGGAGCTGGAACCGGACGAGCGCCGCGCCATTGAAAAGCACCTGGAAGGCTGTGCCGCCTGTCGCCAGCAGCTGGCCGCCCTGGAACCGCTGCTTGGCGCGCTGCCGAAGCCGGTCATCGAACTGGGCACCAAGGAAAAACAACGATTCAGCGCCCAGGTCATGGAACGCCTCGACCGGCGGCAAAAGCGGCGCTTTTTACCCCTCTTCGGCGGCGGGCTCGCCACGGCGGCGGCCGTGCTCCTGCTGCTGCTCAATACGGGTTCGCCCCCTGACTTGGCGCCACCGGCCGGCAACAACGGCATGGTCGCCGAATTGGAGGGACTGCCGGAGATGGAACTGCTGCGCAACCTGGAGATCCTGGAGGAATTCGAGCTGCTGCAGGAACTGGGGGATGTGAATGACCATGCCTGA
- a CDS encoding DUF3106 domain-containing protein, with the protein MKRIGMALLLLMAMLGLAGPVLADSPPPATAPTTERQQALERWQNLSDAERQQLRERYQQFQALPAEEQELLRQRLQQFRQAPPEQQQQLRERFQRWQQLSAEQREQLRATYQRFQSLPPEERQQLRQEMEELRSLPTEQRPQRRQEIRQRYFGSPAMRSGGGTRHNGGMHR; encoded by the coding sequence ATGAAACGTATAGGAATGGCCCTTTTGCTGCTGATGGCTATGCTTGGGCTGGCCGGGCCGGTACTGGCCGACTCGCCGCCCCCGGCGACCGCACCGACCACCGAGCGCCAGCAGGCCCTGGAGCGCTGGCAGAATCTTTCGGACGCCGAACGCCAGCAGCTGCGCGAACGCTACCAGCAGTTTCAGGCTCTGCCCGCCGAGGAGCAGGAGCTGCTGCGCCAGCGTCTGCAACAGTTCCGGCAGGCGCCGCCCGAGCAACAGCAGCAGCTGCGCGAACGCTTTCAGCGCTGGCAGCAGCTCTCCGCCGAGCAGCGTGAACAGCTGCGCGCCACCTACCAGCGGTTCCAGTCGCTGCCCCCCGAAGAGCGCCAGCAGCTGCGACAGGAGATGGAGGAATTGCGCTCCCTGCCCACTGAACAGCGCCCGCAGCGCCGACAGGAAATCCGCCAGCGCTATTTTGGCAGCCCGGCGATGCGCTCCGGCGGCGGCACCCGCCATAACGGCGGCATGCACCGATGA